The following are from one region of the Francisella opportunistica genome:
- the gcvT gene encoding glycine cleavage system aminomethyltransferase GcvT, whose protein sequence is MLKTPLYESHIAANAKMVNFSGWLMPINYGSQIQEHNNVREDCGIFDVSHMLAVDIQGSEAERFLRHVLANDVAKLEENKAQYGCMLNHNAGIVDDLITYKVAAEHFRIVVNAGNRESDVAWFRENAKNFGVTISPQTDLATVAVQGPKAVEVVKRVVTKEIATEIEALKPFSFKFFSKWMVARTGYTGEDGFEIILPAAQVKNFWNSLLENGAQPAGLGARDTLRLEAGMHLYGADMDTSTTPLERGLGWSVDLSDQRRNFIGKKAYLAKKAHGVDTKWVGVVLKAKGVLRAGQEIDFDNGEKGYITSGSFSPTLKVAIALAYVPKQADNPVVNIRGKELEVEIVKPKFVKNGKSLI, encoded by the coding sequence ATGCTGAAAACTCCTCTTTATGAATCACATATAGCAGCTAACGCTAAGATGGTTAATTTCTCAGGTTGGTTAATGCCAATTAACTATGGTTCACAAATTCAAGAGCATAACAATGTTAGAGAAGACTGTGGTATCTTTGATGTATCGCATATGCTAGCCGTTGATATACAGGGTTCTGAAGCTGAGAGGTTTTTACGTCATGTATTAGCTAATGATGTTGCTAAGCTAGAAGAGAATAAAGCCCAATATGGCTGCATGCTAAATCATAATGCGGGTATTGTTGATGATTTGATTACTTACAAAGTTGCTGCTGAGCATTTTAGAATTGTTGTCAATGCTGGCAATAGAGAATCAGATGTTGCATGGTTTAGAGAAAATGCTAAAAACTTTGGTGTTACAATAAGTCCACAGACTGATCTAGCTACAGTTGCAGTACAAGGACCAAAAGCTGTCGAGGTTGTGAAGCGTGTTGTTACCAAAGAAATCGCTACTGAAATTGAAGCACTTAAGCCTTTTTCATTTAAGTTTTTTAGTAAATGGATGGTAGCACGCACTGGTTATACTGGTGAAGATGGTTTTGAGATAATTCTCCCTGCAGCGCAGGTAAAAAATTTTTGGAATAGTCTACTTGAAAACGGTGCACAACCTGCAGGTCTAGGTGCTCGTGATACTCTAAGATTAGAGGCAGGAATGCATCTATATGGTGCTGATATGGATACATCTACGACACCTTTAGAAAGAGGCTTGGGTTGGAGTGTTGATTTATCTGATCAGCGTAGAAACTTTATTGGTAAAAAAGCATATCTTGCTAAAAAAGCACATGGGGTTGATACTAAGTGGGTTGGTGTAGTGTTAAAAGCAAAAGGTGTCCTTAGAGCAGGTCAAGAGATTGATTTTGATAATGGTGAAAAAGGTTATATAACAAGTGGTAGCTTTTCGCCAACTTTAAAAGTTGCTATCGCATTAGCTTATGTGCCTAAACAAGCTGACAATCCTGTGGTAAATATCAGAGGTAAAGAATTAGAAGTTGAGATAGTTAAACCAAAGTTTGTTAAAAATGGTAAATCTTTGATATAA
- a CDS encoding lipoprotein-releasing ABC transporter permease subunit, translating to MFKSLPLFIGLRYIRAKKRNRFISIISAISFLGISLGVAVLITVMSVMNGFDQQIKNRILMMVPPLKVYQLGGEVTDWPTLAKDVEKSTPSVTAAAPIVESQGLLSANTAGSTTAFVQIQGIEPKYQTKVLPIAEHIVDGKLSSLDDNQGYNIILGSALANSLGVKVGDKVTLIVPKISLTPAGMIPRIKQFRVSGIFSVSYQYDAYYALVNLKNAQKVFETGNSISSLQLGVKNIYDAPLIKNKLNDGAIPAYYFTRDWTDENKSFFDALKMEKTMMFFILLLIITVAVFNLLSSLVMVVTDKRSDIAILRTMGMSSRQIITIFIYQGFIIGLIGTVIGVLLGILLSTYATEIVNFIQHVTGKQFLSASVYLIDYIPSQLMWSDVLKVTLVSMFLSFLATLYPAWSASKVQPVEALRYE from the coding sequence ATGTTTAAGAGCCTACCACTATTTATCGGATTAAGATATATTCGTGCAAAAAAGCGTAATCGGTTTATATCTATTATTTCGGCAATATCATTTTTGGGTATTTCTCTAGGTGTCGCTGTACTTATTACAGTGATGTCAGTTATGAATGGTTTTGATCAGCAGATTAAAAACAGAATTCTAATGATGGTGCCACCTTTAAAAGTTTATCAATTAGGTGGAGAGGTTACTGACTGGCCAACATTAGCTAAAGATGTTGAGAAAAGTACTCCAAGTGTCACAGCAGCTGCTCCAATAGTAGAGTCACAAGGGTTGCTTAGTGCAAATACTGCTGGTAGTACTACGGCATTTGTACAAATTCAGGGCATAGAGCCTAAGTACCAAACCAAAGTGCTACCTATAGCTGAACATATCGTAGATGGTAAGCTATCATCGTTAGATGACAATCAGGGTTATAATATAATTTTAGGTAGTGCTTTGGCTAATAGCCTAGGTGTCAAAGTTGGTGATAAAGTCACTTTAATTGTGCCAAAGATTAGCTTAACACCAGCAGGAATGATCCCAAGAATTAAGCAGTTTAGAGTATCTGGCATATTCTCGGTAAGCTATCAATATGATGCTTATTATGCTTTGGTTAATCTCAAAAATGCACAAAAGGTTTTTGAAACTGGTAATTCAATATCATCTCTTCAATTAGGTGTGAAAAATATCTATGATGCGCCACTTATAAAAAATAAACTCAATGATGGTGCGATACCTGCTTATTATTTCACCCGGGATTGGACAGATGAGAATAAATCTTTTTTTGATGCCTTAAAAATGGAAAAGACAATGATGTTCTTTATCCTATTGCTAATAATTACTGTTGCGGTATTTAATTTATTATCATCTTTAGTGATGGTTGTCACTGATAAGCGTAGTGATATAGCTATCCTTAGAACTATGGGGATGTCATCGCGACAAATTATAACTATATTTATATATCAGGGTTTTATTATTGGCTTGATAGGTACAGTTATTGGTGTGTTGCTAGGTATACTTCTTTCAACTTATGCTACAGAAATCGTTAACTTTATTCAGCATGTTACTGGTAAGCAATTTTTAAGCGCAAGTGTTTACCTTATAGATTATATCCCATCACAGTTAATGTGGTCAGATGTTTTAAAAGTTACTTTAGTTTCAATGTTTTTAAGCTTCTTAGCGACACTTTACCCTGCTTGGAGTGCTTCTAAGGTTCAGCCAGTGGAGGCTTTAAGATATGAATGA
- a CDS encoding lysine decarboxylase LdcC, translating to MKTVVFVYKDTLKSYKEKFLLKIEKDLKEYDYNTLTIDDLSEVVEILEENSRICCIVLDRASFNIEAFHNIAHLNTKLPIFVSSDYSQSIKLNLRDFNLNINFLQYDALAGEDSDFIHKTITNYFNDILPPLTYELFKYSKSFNSAFCTPGHQGGYGFQRSAVGALFYDFYGENIFKTDLSISMKELGSLLDHSEAHKDAEEYISKIFKSDRSLIVTNGTSTANKIVGMYSVADGDTILVDRNCHKSVTHLMMMVDVNPIYLKPTRNAYGIIGGIPKKEFQRDTIQQKIDNSNIADKWPEYAVVTNSTYDGILYNTDTIHRELDVKKLHFDSAWIPYAIFHPIYKHKSAMQIEPRPEHIIFETQSTHKLLAAFSQSSMLHIKGDYNEEVLNEAFMLHTSTSPFYPIVASVETAAAMMEGEQGYNLIDKTINLAIDFRRELVKLKSEANGWFFDVWQPDNISNKEAWLLRNADKWHGFKNVDGDFLSLDPIKITILTPGIKDNDVQDWGVPADVVAKFLDEHDIVVEKSGPYSLLFIFSLGTTKAKSVRLISVLNKFKQMYDENTLVEKMLPTLYAEDPKFYDGKRIQEISEQLHEYIKDANLPNLMYHAFNVLPEQQLNPHRAFQKLLKGKVKKVPLADLYEHTSAVMILPYPPGIPVIFPGEKITQESKVILDFLLMLEKIGSMLPGFDTDIHGPERARDGKLYIKVIDDR from the coding sequence ATGAAAACAGTTGTATTTGTCTATAAAGACACTTTAAAGTCATATAAAGAAAAATTTTTACTAAAAATTGAGAAAGATCTTAAAGAATATGACTATAACACTTTAACTATTGATGATTTATCTGAGGTTGTTGAAATACTTGAGGAGAATTCTAGGATATGTTGTATTGTTTTAGATAGAGCTAGTTTCAACATCGAAGCTTTTCATAATATTGCGCACCTTAATACAAAATTGCCAATATTTGTCTCATCTGATTATAGTCAAAGTATTAAGCTTAATTTGCGTGATTTTAATCTAAATATCAACTTCTTACAGTATGATGCTTTAGCTGGTGAGGATTCTGACTTTATTCATAAAACTATCACAAATTATTTTAATGATATATTACCACCTTTGACTTATGAATTATTTAAGTACTCTAAATCTTTTAATTCAGCTTTTTGTACCCCAGGTCACCAAGGAGGCTATGGCTTTCAGCGTTCTGCAGTAGGGGCTTTGTTTTATGATTTTTATGGTGAAAATATTTTTAAGACAGATTTGTCTATTTCAATGAAAGAGCTAGGAAGCTTACTTGATCATTCTGAAGCACATAAAGATGCTGAAGAATATATATCGAAAATCTTTAAATCAGATAGGTCGCTTATTGTCACAAACGGTACTTCAACGGCAAACAAAATAGTTGGTATGTATAGTGTTGCTGATGGAGATACTATTTTAGTTGATAGAAATTGTCATAAATCTGTGACGCATCTAATGATGATGGTTGATGTCAATCCGATATATCTAAAACCAACAAGAAATGCTTATGGAATAATCGGTGGAATCCCTAAAAAAGAGTTTCAAAGAGATACTATCCAACAAAAGATAGATAATAGCAATATTGCTGATAAGTGGCCTGAATATGCTGTGGTTACAAATTCAACTTATGATGGTATTCTTTATAACACTGATACGATACATCGAGAGCTTGATGTTAAAAAGCTACATTTTGATAGTGCCTGGATACCATATGCAATATTTCACCCGATATACAAGCATAAATCAGCGATGCAGATTGAACCAAGGCCAGAGCATATAATTTTTGAGACACAGTCAACGCATAAGCTTTTGGCAGCCTTTAGCCAGTCATCAATGTTGCATATAAAAGGTGACTATAATGAGGAAGTTTTAAATGAAGCGTTTATGTTGCATACTTCAACATCACCTTTTTATCCAATAGTTGCTAGTGTCGAGACAGCTGCGGCAATGATGGAGGGTGAGCAAGGTTATAACCTTATCGACAAAACTATTAATTTAGCTATAGATTTTAGAAGAGAATTAGTCAAACTAAAGTCTGAAGCGAATGGTTGGTTTTTTGATGTTTGGCAACCTGATAATATCTCTAATAAAGAGGCATGGCTTCTAAGAAATGCTGATAAATGGCATGGCTTTAAAAATGTCGACGGTGATTTTCTTTCGTTAGACCCTATTAAGATTACAATTCTAACACCAGGGATAAAAGATAACGATGTCCAAGACTGGGGAGTACCAGCTGATGTGGTCGCTAAATTTTTAGATGAGCATGATATAGTGGTTGAGAAGTCTGGTCCATATTCGTTACTATTCATATTTAGTTTAGGTACGACAAAAGCTAAATCAGTAAGGTTAATCTCGGTATTGAATAAATTCAAACAGATGTATGATGAAAATACATTGGTAGAAAAAATGCTACCAACTTTATATGCAGAAGATCCTAAATTTTACGATGGTAAAAGAATCCAAGAAATTAGTGAGCAACTTCATGAGTATATTAAAGATGCTAATTTACCTAACCTTATGTATCATGCGTTTAATGTTTTACCTGAGCAGCAATTAAACCCACATCGAGCATTTCAAAAGTTACTAAAAGGTAAAGTAAAGAAAGTGCCATTAGCAGATTTATATGAGCATACTTCTGCAGTTATGATATTGCCATATCCACCTGGGATACCTGTTATTTTCCCAGGTGAGAAGATAACTCAAGAATCTAAAGTGATATTAGATTTCTTACTAATGCTTGAGAAAATAGGTTCGATGTTGCCAGGTTTTGACACGGATATTCACGGTCCTGAAAGAGCAAGAGATGGTAAGCTATATATCAAAGTTATTGATGATCGATAA
- a CDS encoding peptide deformylase, with the protein MESQFIQYNDPNNEVLYRKCKPVTDIKSAEIQNIIVEMRQKMQGNGIGLAANQIGYGYQIFMIEFDSSNLSYPLDFASVPYQVFINPKITKASKQRVSFWHGCLSALGEKRGKLATYKEIEYQAYNQYGEVITGKLDSIAAVIFQHEFNHLLGSVYIDFDTEYMDSVELQAKFKSGELKPYQECGEEVPLLLEKYQIGEDIYAFL; encoded by the coding sequence ATGGAATCACAATTCATACAATATAATGACCCAAATAACGAAGTCTTATACCGAAAGTGTAAACCTGTAACTGACATAAAAAGTGCTGAAATACAAAATATCATTGTGGAAATGCGTCAAAAAATGCAGGGTAATGGTATTGGGCTTGCAGCTAATCAGATTGGTTATGGTTATCAAATTTTTATGATTGAGTTTGATAGCTCTAATTTAAGTTACCCACTAGATTTTGCAAGTGTGCCGTACCAAGTATTTATAAATCCTAAGATTACAAAAGCATCAAAGCAAAGAGTTAGTTTTTGGCATGGTTGTTTGAGTGCATTAGGTGAGAAAAGAGGCAAACTAGCAACTTATAAAGAGATTGAATACCAAGCATATAATCAGTATGGTGAGGTAATTACTGGTAAACTTGATTCTATCGCTGCTGTAATATTCCAGCATGAGTTTAATCATCTGCTTGGCTCTGTCTATATTGATTTTGATACTGAGTATATGGATAGTGTAGAGCTACAAGCTAAGTTTAAAAGTGGTGAGCTTAAACCTTATCAGGAATGTGGTGAAGAGGTTCCATTATTATTAGAAAAATATCAAATAGGTGAAGATATATATGCTTTTTTGTAG
- the lolD gene encoding lipoprotein-releasing ABC transporter ATP-binding protein LolD, with product MNDVVLSCKNVSKKYTEFKTDIAILKGVNLEIKKGEKVAILGLSGSGKTTLLNVLGGLDKCSAGEVYLMGERFDNQSVNKRAKMRNKHLGFIYQLHHLLPEFTAIENVMIPLAITKKYVKKESIKLANDILTKVGLEHRAHHKPAELSGGERQRVAIARALVTNPNCILADEPTGNLDSQRSESIFALMQQLSDDFGTSFVIVTHDEKLASRMNKIYRLVDGELELVQ from the coding sequence ATGAATGATGTTGTTTTAAGTTGCAAAAATGTTTCAAAAAAATACACCGAATTTAAAACTGATATAGCTATCTTAAAAGGTGTAAACCTTGAAATTAAAAAAGGTGAAAAAGTTGCTATCCTCGGGTTATCTGGATCAGGCAAGACTACCTTATTAAATGTCTTAGGTGGACTAGATAAATGTAGTGCAGGTGAAGTATATTTGATGGGTGAGAGGTTTGATAATCAGTCTGTCAATAAGCGTGCAAAAATGCGTAATAAGCATTTAGGATTTATCTATCAGTTGCATCATTTATTGCCAGAGTTTACAGCTATTGAGAATGTTATGATTCCATTAGCTATTACTAAGAAGTATGTTAAAAAAGAGTCGATAAAACTTGCTAATGATATCCTCACAAAAGTTGGTCTTGAGCATCGTGCTCATCATAAACCAGCCGAGTTATCAGGAGGTGAGCGTCAGAGAGTGGCTATTGCTAGAGCATTGGTTACAAACCCAAATTGTATTCTTGCAGATGAGCCTACTGGTAATCTAGATAGTCAAAGATCAGAGAGCATATTTGCATTGATGCAACAACTTAGCGATGATTTTGGTACTAGTTTTGTAATTGTTACACATGACGAAAAATTAGCTAGTCGCATGAATAAAATTTATCGATTAGTAGATGGCGAATTAGAACTAGTCCAATAG